A DNA window from Mus pahari chromosome 13, PAHARI_EIJ_v1.1, whole genome shotgun sequence contains the following coding sequences:
- the C13H5orf52 gene encoding uncharacterized protein C5orf52 homolog: MVLGLAGFPESRSSPPENATQPRKPSVKWDLGSDYREGTEETMASGSNFRRERLDSQPDLGLHNQPQIYFLRPRSPLPKLLFSLMNTNDANVKKLLPKSHLSRVIIRDNLNAQRIYEMEMKTSDKTKRRMSCLYDHLKKKFMMDQLRKMIRWRRDSQSTQEYLDKERV; this comes from the exons ATGGTTTTAGGCCTTGCTGGCTTTCCTGAGTCGCGCTCTAGCCCGCCAGAGAACGCTACACAGCCCAGAAAGCCTTCAGTCAAATGGGACTTGGGCTCGGATTACAGGGAGGGTACGGAAGAGACTATGGCTTCTGGCTCGAACTTCCGGCGCGAGAGACTAGACAGCCAGCCGGATCTTGGCCTCCACAACCAACCACAGATCTACTTCCTGCGGCCGCGGTCCCCACTCCCCAAGTTGTTATTCAG CTTAATGAATACCAATGATGCAAACGTGAAGAAGCTGTTACCCAAGAGCCATTTATCTCGGGTGATTATTCGTGACAACCTCAACGCACAGCGCATCTATGAGATGGAG ATGAAAACCTCTGACAAGACCAAGAGGAGGATGAGCTGCTTGTACGACCACCTGAAAAAGAAGTTCATGATGGACCAGCTGAGAAAGATGATTCGCTGGAGGCGGGATTCCCAGAGCACCCAGGAGTACTTGGATAAGGAACGGGTCTGA